The following are encoded in a window of Apis mellifera strain DH4 linkage group LG10, Amel_HAv3.1, whole genome shotgun sequence genomic DNA:
- the Obp10 gene encoding odorant binding protein 10 isoform X1, with the protein MKYSILLSLLITCLICSPSVHCGTRPSFVSDEMIATAASVVNACQTQTGVATVDIEAVRNGQWPETRQLKCYMYCLWEQFGLVDDKRELSLNGMLTFFQRIPAYRAEVQKAISECKGIGKYLAKGDNCEYAYRFNKCYAELSPRTYYLF; encoded by the exons atGAAATACTCGATACTGTTGAGCTTATTAATCACTTGCTTGATTTGCTCACCAAGTGTTCATTGTGGG acACGACCGAGTTTTGTCTCTGACGAGATGATCGCAACAGCAGCCAGCGTGGTGAATGCTTGCCAAACACAGACAGGAGTGGCAACAG tggaTATAGAGGCAGTGAGGAATGGTCAATGGCCTGAAACACGTCAATTAAAG TGTTACATGTACTGTTTATGGGAACAATTTGGATTGGTGGACGACAAGAGAGAACTCAGTTTGAACGGCATGCTCACATTTTTCCAAAGAATACCAGCATACAGGGCTGAAGTTCAGAAAGCGATCAGCGAGTGCAAGGGGATCGGTAAATATTTgg CCAAAGGCGACAACTGCGAATACGCGTACAGATTTAACAAATGTTACGCGGAATTGTCTCCACGG ACGTATTATCTGTTTTAA
- the LOC725048 gene encoding nodal modulator 3 isoform X1, translated as MRPTIFLFSTFFLYILITYSNAEDILGCGGFLKSHADIDFSKVQIKLYTKAGNLKDFTECAPNSGYYFLPLYDKGEYILKVDPPRGWSFEPTEVLLNVDGITDACSQGIDINFTFKGFGITGKVISLGSDSGPKNVTVSLYKENNEQVPVDTTITMEGGIFYFTPIQPGQYVLIASHTIWMFKTNTVRVTVREGNTELPDDSLIIFGYDVSGRVTSEEEAVSGVTFVLFGNGVAKNCATTPINKDLESRKPLCHVVSDKSGKFVFPSLSPGEYNLVPYYTGAQTKFDVQPPELSFKVSHGSVVLRQGFKVTGFTVNGIVRTASNGDPLPGAKILLSQKQVAITDNHGKYVLDNMKAGQYILKAESEDLLFTDKSVKISPSSPELPVLIPTAYKICGKVTLSTRGDLNYRKVSIHNTAITFTKEIEIDSKTGEFCVYLSPDTYQLSVIVSEDERAKGLQFFPLQQTIEVSSRPVRNINFLQLKATLTGTVKCLPETDCSQASVTLKVLDGITIKTIQTKVFFNHAAGQYQFTDVLPGHYEVLIDNDVFCWTNPSYRISVTSERSELPPFEQTGFSVTFISSHDTIVEYSKSNELKKLTLVLNKGSTKHCVSEPGMYTFIPKSCHVYEKLSYTWDTNTISPILLHSTEHSHIGSIMSHSALNEVKVKIENGDDIIILGPLNWTRHENLYKYKFEFKAKTDNIYTITPLSNVLLFSPASLKVLGVNDCQDDVAIFVGDLGKIIAGKINPPLEGVTVQIFDSDKTIPIHTLITQKDGTYNIGPLDGKIEYNVTAQKEGFVITGPDSNGIFTAHKLAEIIVQVSDQADNISLQGVLLSLSGGQSYRKNSITGEDGKLIFNSLSPGEYYLRPMMKEYRFDPPSKMIKVVEGATIKVNLFGKRVAFSAYGSVTSLNGEPETGLLVEVQGQENCEHLQEEATTEENGSFRIRGLQPTCTYVFRLKPNAEVNAHIQRTSPNSTLVQTSSDIRNLRLVAFHPISRTDVSVHIMSAQPEHYRTLKVKLCREDAPDSPIYTSKLESQQVNKVGSTYNAGFLVHLPPLQADGKKYFVQLESSLSHTLHKYRTIPFYFEANSSFKYVKLTFNAERKVDQSDMNQTSIVALPFIMFITFAFFNREKLWLWLNTLIERWSKPVPISRTPVQAVPIDPRADDIIVEQIMNINKRKTKPRKT; from the exons ATGAGAccaacaatttttctattttcaacattttttctttatattctaattacatATTCTAATGCCGAAGATATTTTAGGTTGTGGTGGATTTTTGAAAAGTCATGCCGATATAGATTTTTCCAAAGTACAAATAAAGTT atatacgAAAGCTGGTAATCTTAAAGATTTTACGGAATGTGCCCCTAATAGTGGATATTACTTTCTTCCTTTGTATGATAAAGGGGAATACATTCTAAAG GTAGATCCACCCAGAGGATGGAGTTTTGAACCTACGGAAGTCTTATTGAATGTAGATGGAATAACAGATGCCTGTAGTCAGggtatagatattaattttaccttCAAAGGTTTTGGTATCACAGGCaag gttATTAGTCTAGGATCAGATTCTGGTCCTAAAAATGTTACAGTTTCattgtataaagaaaataatgagcAAGTTCCTGTTGATACAACAATTACTATGGAAGGTggtatattttactttactcCAATTCAACCTGGACAATATGTACTTATTGCATCTCATACTAT ATGGATGTTCAAAACAAATACAGTTAGAGTAACGGTACGTGAAGGGAACACAGAACTTCCAGAtgatagtttaataattttcggtTATGATGTAAGTGGTCGAGTTACCAGTGAAGAAGAAGCAGTTAGTGGTGTaacatttgtattatttggt aaCGGTGTAGCTAAGAATTGCGCAACAACACCTATAAACAAAGATCTTGAATCTAGAAAACCTCTTTGTCATGTTGTATCTGACAAAAGCggtaaatttgtatttcctAGTTTATCACCTGGCGAATATAATCTTGTACCATATTATACTGGGGCTCAAACTAAATTTGATGTTCAGCCACCTGAATTGTCATTCAAAGTAAGTCATGGCAGTGTCGTATTACGCCAAGGATTTAAAGTAACTGGTTTTACGGTAAACGGTATTGTCCGTACTGCCAGCAATGGCGATCCTTTGCCAGGagcaaaaattttactttctcaAAAGCAAGTTGCCATAACAGATAATCATGGAAAATATGTGTTAGATAACATGAAAGCTGgtcaatatattcttaaagCTGAAAGCG aagatttattattcactGATAAATCAGTTAAGATTTCTCCCAGTTCTCCGGAACTTCCAGTTTTAATACCAACAGCATATAAAATTTGCGGCAAAGTTACTTTATCAACAAGAGgagatttaaattatcgaaaagtaTCTATACATAATACGGCCATCAcatttacaaaagaaattgaaatagattCGAAAACGGGCGAATTTTGTGTATATCTTAGTCCTGATACATATCAGTTAAGCGTTATTGTAAGCGAAGATGAAAGAGCAAAAGGTTTACA attttttccaCTACAACAAACAATCGAAGTATCATCTCGACCGGTGCGTAATATTAACTTCCTACAGTTAAAAGCTACATTAACAGGAACAGTAAAATGTTTACCGGAAACCGATTGCAGTCAAGCTTCTGTGACGTTAAAGGTACTTGACggtattacaataaaaacaattcaaaCAAAAG ttTTCTTTAATCATGCAGCTGGCCAATATCAATTTACGGATGTGTTACCCGGTCATTACGAAGTACTAATAGACAACGATGTTTTTTGTTGGACGAATCCTAGTTACAGAATTTCTGTAACTTCAGAACGATCCGAATTGCCGCCATTTGAACAAACTGGATTTTCTGTTACTTTCATTTCTTCTCACGATACTATAgttgaatattcgaaatcaaacgaattgaaaaaattaacattagtaTTGAATAAAGGAAGTACAAAGCATTGTGTGTCCGAACCTGGaatgtatacatttatacCGAAAAGTTGTCacgtttatgaaaaattgtctTATACATGGGATACCAATACTATTTCTCCAATTTTGTTACATTCGACAGAACACAGTCACATAGGAAGTATTATGAGTCATTCTGCGTTAAATGaagttaaagtaaaaattgaaaatggagATGATATCATAAT actCGGTCCATTGAATTGGACGCGCCATGAAAATctgtacaaatataaattcgaattcaAAGCAAAGACAGATAACATTTATACCATAACACCATTATCAAATGTTCTTCTATTTAGTCCGGCATCATTGAAAGTATTGGGTGTGAACGATTGTCAAGATGACGTTGCAATTTTTGTTGGTGATTTAGGAAAA ATAATTGCTGGTAAAATCAATCCACCTTTGGAAGGAGTTACtgtacaaatatttgataGTGATAAAACTATACCAATACACACGCTTATCACTCAAAAAGATGGAACATACAATATTGGTCCTTTGGatggaaaaatagaatacaa CGTTACTGCACAAAAAGAAGGATTTGTAATCACGGGACCCGATTCCAACGGTATATTTACAGCTCACAAATTGGCTGAAATTATTGTACAGGTATCAGACCAAGCTGACAATATTTCCCTCCAA GGTGTACTATTATCATTATCTGGTGGACAAAGTTATCGAAAAAACAGCATTACTGGCGaggatggaaaattaatcttcaattCTTTATCCCCTGGCGAATACTATTTAAGACCAATGATGAAAGAATATCGTTTCGATCCTCCGTCGAAGATGATCAAAGTTGTTGAAGGTGCTACGATAAAAGTGAATCTATTCGGAAAAAGAGTCGCATTTAGTGCATACGGTTCCGTGACATCTCTAAACGGTGAACCTGAGACCGGCCTGCTGGTTGAAGTTCAGGGACAAGAAAATTGCGAACATCTTCAAGAAGAAGCGACCACGGAAGAAAACGGTAGTTTCCGAATCCGCGGGCTTCAACCAACG TGTACCTATGTGTTCCGTTTGAAACCGAACGCTGAAGTTAATGCGCATATTCAACGAACCAGTCCTAACTCGACATTAGTGCAAACATCGTCCGACATTCGAAATCTTCGATTGGTTGCGTTTCATCCGATATCGCGTACCGATGTCTCGGTACATATCATGTCCGCACAACCGGAACACTATCGTACATTGAAGGTAAAATTATGCAGAGAAGATGCGCCTGACTCTCCAATATACACATCGAAATTAGAATCTCAACAAGTGAATAAAGTTGGCAGCACTTATAATGCCGGTTTCCTCGTGCATTTGCCTCCCCTGCAGGCGGATGGTAAAAAGTACTTCGTACAACTAGAGTCGTCTCTGTCTCACACGTTACACAAATACAGAACTATACCATTTTATTTCGAGGCAAACTCGTCGTTTAAATACGTGAAATTGACGTTTAACGCAGAGCGAAAAGTCGATCAAAGCGATATGAATCAGACGTCGATAGTTGCGTTACCCTTCATCATGTTTATCACGTTTGCGTTCTTCAATCGGGAAAAACTTTGGTTATGGTTGAACACTCTGATTGAAAGGTGGTCGAAACCTGTGCCGATCTCGAGAACACCGGTACAAGCTGTTCCTATCGATCCACGAGCAGACGATATTATAGTCGAGCAAATAATGAAcatcaataaaagaaaaacgaaaccGCGTAAAACGTAG
- the Obp11 gene encoding odorant binding protein 11 precursor (The RefSeq protein has 2 substitutions compared to this genomic sequence) has protein sequence MKAAEIWLVSLYWYLILQIALVYGEISDIDEFREMTSKYRKKCIGETKTTIEDVEATEYGEFPEDEKLKCYFNCVLEKFNVMDKKNGKIRYNLLKKVIPEAFKEIGVEMIDSCSNVDSSDKCEKSFMFMKCMYEVNPIAFIAP, from the exons ATGAGAGCAGCAGAAATTTGGCTGGTATCATTGTACTGGTATCTGATATTGCAAATTGCTCTCGTTTACGGGGAAATT agCGATATCGACGAATTTAGAGAAATGACATCTAAATACAGGAAAAAATGTATCGGTGAGACTAAAACGACAATTG AGGATGTCGAAGCTACGGAATACGGAGAATTTCCTGAAGAtgagaaattgaaatgttaCTTCAACTGCGTACTTGAAAAGTTTAATGTG ATGGATAAGAAAAATGGGaagataagatataatttactgAAAAAAGTAATTCCAGAAGCATTTAAAGAAATAGGTGTAGAGATGATTGATTCTTGCAGCAGTGTCG atTCAAGTGACAAATGcgaaaaatcttttatgtTCATGAAGTGTATGTACGAAGTCAATCCCATA gCGTTTATTGCTCCGTGA
- the LOC724996 gene encoding UPF0587 protein C1orf123 homolog — protein sequence MVKIALQMKATLENIGELKPSGAEFRWYLKFTCCNCGEASEKWNYVSLNESTPAQRGNAVNHFISKCKLCSRENSMSILEDSIKSFIANDQDKFQTIVIFDCRGIEPSDFSAREGWIAKTINGKEFTDVDLTEGEWVDYCDKIKEPVGIYEIEHKFERMK from the coding sequence aTGGTGAAAATAGCATTACAGATGAAAGCTACATTGGAAAATATAGGAGAACTGAAACCATCGGGAGCAGAATTCAGATGGTATCTCAAGTTCACTTGCTGCAATTGTGGCGAAGCATCGGAAAAATGGAATTATGTGTCTTTGAACGAATCCACTCCGGCTCAAAGAGGAAATGCAGTGAATCATTTTATTAGTAAATGCAAACTTTGTTCTCGTGAAAATTCCATGAGTATCTTGGAAGATtccattaaatcatttatcgcGAATGATCAAGACAAGTTTCAAACAATAGTTATATTTGATTGTCGAGGCATTGAGCCCAGTGATTTTTCGGCAAGGGAAGGTTGGATTGCTAAAACTATTAATGGCAAAGAATTTACAGATGTTGATTTAACTGAAGGAGAATGGGTCGATTACTGTGATAAGATTAAAGAACCTGTtggaatttatgaaattgaacacaaatttgaaagaatgaagtaa
- the Obp10 gene encoding odorant binding protein 10 isoform X2, translated as MIATAASVVNACQTQTGVATVDIEAVRNGQWPETRQLKCYMYCLWEQFGLVDDKRELSLNGMLTFFQRIPAYRAEVQKAISECKGIGKYLAKGDNCEYAYRFNKCYAELSPRTYYLF; from the exons ATGATCGCAACAGCAGCCAGCGTGGTGAATGCTTGCCAAACACAGACAGGAGTGGCAACAG tggaTATAGAGGCAGTGAGGAATGGTCAATGGCCTGAAACACGTCAATTAAAG TGTTACATGTACTGTTTATGGGAACAATTTGGATTGGTGGACGACAAGAGAGAACTCAGTTTGAACGGCATGCTCACATTTTTCCAAAGAATACCAGCATACAGGGCTGAAGTTCAGAAAGCGATCAGCGAGTGCAAGGGGATCGGTAAATATTTgg CCAAAGGCGACAACTGCGAATACGCGTACAGATTTAACAAATGTTACGCGGAATTGTCTCCACGG ACGTATTATCTGTTTTAA
- the LOC725048 gene encoding nodal modulator 3 isoform X2, with amino-acid sequence MRPTIFLFSTFFLYILITYSNAEDILGCGGFLKSHADIDFSKVQIKLYTKAGNLKDFTECAPNSGYYFLPLYDKGEYILKVDPPRGWSFEPTEVLLNVDGITDACSQGIDINFTFKGFGITGKVISLGSDSGPKNVTVSLYKENNEQVPVDTTITMEGGIFYFTPIQPGQYVLIASHTIWMFKTNTVRVTVREGNTELPDDSLIIFGYDVSGRVTSEEEAVSGVTFVLFGNGVAKNCATTPINKDLESRKPLCHVVSDKSGKFVFPSLSPGEYNLVPYYTGAQTKFDVQPPELSFKVSHGSVVLRQGFKVTGFTVNGIVRTASNGDPLPGAKILLSQKQVAITDNHGKYVLDNMKAGQYILKAESEDLLFTDKSVKISPSSPELPVLIPTAYKICGKVTLSTRGDLNYRKVSIHNTAITFTKEIEIDSKTGEFCVYLSPDTYQLSVIVSEDERAKGLQFFPLQQTIEVSSRPVRNINFLQLKATLTGTVKCLPETDCSQASVTLKVLDGITIKTIQTKAGQYQFTDVLPGHYEVLIDNDVFCWTNPSYRISVTSERSELPPFEQTGFSVTFISSHDTIVEYSKSNELKKLTLVLNKGSTKHCVSEPGMYTFIPKSCHVYEKLSYTWDTNTISPILLHSTEHSHIGSIMSHSALNEVKVKIENGDDIIILGPLNWTRHENLYKYKFEFKAKTDNIYTITPLSNVLLFSPASLKVLGVNDCQDDVAIFVGDLGKIIAGKINPPLEGVTVQIFDSDKTIPIHTLITQKDGTYNIGPLDGKIEYNVTAQKEGFVITGPDSNGIFTAHKLAEIIVQVSDQADNISLQGVLLSLSGGQSYRKNSITGEDGKLIFNSLSPGEYYLRPMMKEYRFDPPSKMIKVVEGATIKVNLFGKRVAFSAYGSVTSLNGEPETGLLVEVQGQENCEHLQEEATTEENGSFRIRGLQPTCTYVFRLKPNAEVNAHIQRTSPNSTLVQTSSDIRNLRLVAFHPISRTDVSVHIMSAQPEHYRTLKVKLCREDAPDSPIYTSKLESQQVNKVGSTYNAGFLVHLPPLQADGKKYFVQLESSLSHTLHKYRTIPFYFEANSSFKYVKLTFNAERKVDQSDMNQTSIVALPFIMFITFAFFNREKLWLWLNTLIERWSKPVPISRTPVQAVPIDPRADDIIVEQIMNINKRKTKPRKT; translated from the exons ATGAGAccaacaatttttctattttcaacattttttctttatattctaattacatATTCTAATGCCGAAGATATTTTAGGTTGTGGTGGATTTTTGAAAAGTCATGCCGATATAGATTTTTCCAAAGTACAAATAAAGTT atatacgAAAGCTGGTAATCTTAAAGATTTTACGGAATGTGCCCCTAATAGTGGATATTACTTTCTTCCTTTGTATGATAAAGGGGAATACATTCTAAAG GTAGATCCACCCAGAGGATGGAGTTTTGAACCTACGGAAGTCTTATTGAATGTAGATGGAATAACAGATGCCTGTAGTCAGggtatagatattaattttaccttCAAAGGTTTTGGTATCACAGGCaag gttATTAGTCTAGGATCAGATTCTGGTCCTAAAAATGTTACAGTTTCattgtataaagaaaataatgagcAAGTTCCTGTTGATACAACAATTACTATGGAAGGTggtatattttactttactcCAATTCAACCTGGACAATATGTACTTATTGCATCTCATACTAT ATGGATGTTCAAAACAAATACAGTTAGAGTAACGGTACGTGAAGGGAACACAGAACTTCCAGAtgatagtttaataattttcggtTATGATGTAAGTGGTCGAGTTACCAGTGAAGAAGAAGCAGTTAGTGGTGTaacatttgtattatttggt aaCGGTGTAGCTAAGAATTGCGCAACAACACCTATAAACAAAGATCTTGAATCTAGAAAACCTCTTTGTCATGTTGTATCTGACAAAAGCggtaaatttgtatttcctAGTTTATCACCTGGCGAATATAATCTTGTACCATATTATACTGGGGCTCAAACTAAATTTGATGTTCAGCCACCTGAATTGTCATTCAAAGTAAGTCATGGCAGTGTCGTATTACGCCAAGGATTTAAAGTAACTGGTTTTACGGTAAACGGTATTGTCCGTACTGCCAGCAATGGCGATCCTTTGCCAGGagcaaaaattttactttctcaAAAGCAAGTTGCCATAACAGATAATCATGGAAAATATGTGTTAGATAACATGAAAGCTGgtcaatatattcttaaagCTGAAAGCG aagatttattattcactGATAAATCAGTTAAGATTTCTCCCAGTTCTCCGGAACTTCCAGTTTTAATACCAACAGCATATAAAATTTGCGGCAAAGTTACTTTATCAACAAGAGgagatttaaattatcgaaaagtaTCTATACATAATACGGCCATCAcatttacaaaagaaattgaaatagattCGAAAACGGGCGAATTTTGTGTATATCTTAGTCCTGATACATATCAGTTAAGCGTTATTGTAAGCGAAGATGAAAGAGCAAAAGGTTTACA attttttccaCTACAACAAACAATCGAAGTATCATCTCGACCGGTGCGTAATATTAACTTCCTACAGTTAAAAGCTACATTAACAGGAACAGTAAAATGTTTACCGGAAACCGATTGCAGTCAAGCTTCTGTGACGTTAAAGGTACTTGACggtattacaataaaaacaattcaaaCAAAAG CTGGCCAATATCAATTTACGGATGTGTTACCCGGTCATTACGAAGTACTAATAGACAACGATGTTTTTTGTTGGACGAATCCTAGTTACAGAATTTCTGTAACTTCAGAACGATCCGAATTGCCGCCATTTGAACAAACTGGATTTTCTGTTACTTTCATTTCTTCTCACGATACTATAgttgaatattcgaaatcaaacgaattgaaaaaattaacattagtaTTGAATAAAGGAAGTACAAAGCATTGTGTGTCCGAACCTGGaatgtatacatttatacCGAAAAGTTGTCacgtttatgaaaaattgtctTATACATGGGATACCAATACTATTTCTCCAATTTTGTTACATTCGACAGAACACAGTCACATAGGAAGTATTATGAGTCATTCTGCGTTAAATGaagttaaagtaaaaattgaaaatggagATGATATCATAAT actCGGTCCATTGAATTGGACGCGCCATGAAAATctgtacaaatataaattcgaattcaAAGCAAAGACAGATAACATTTATACCATAACACCATTATCAAATGTTCTTCTATTTAGTCCGGCATCATTGAAAGTATTGGGTGTGAACGATTGTCAAGATGACGTTGCAATTTTTGTTGGTGATTTAGGAAAA ATAATTGCTGGTAAAATCAATCCACCTTTGGAAGGAGTTACtgtacaaatatttgataGTGATAAAACTATACCAATACACACGCTTATCACTCAAAAAGATGGAACATACAATATTGGTCCTTTGGatggaaaaatagaatacaa CGTTACTGCACAAAAAGAAGGATTTGTAATCACGGGACCCGATTCCAACGGTATATTTACAGCTCACAAATTGGCTGAAATTATTGTACAGGTATCAGACCAAGCTGACAATATTTCCCTCCAA GGTGTACTATTATCATTATCTGGTGGACAAAGTTATCGAAAAAACAGCATTACTGGCGaggatggaaaattaatcttcaattCTTTATCCCCTGGCGAATACTATTTAAGACCAATGATGAAAGAATATCGTTTCGATCCTCCGTCGAAGATGATCAAAGTTGTTGAAGGTGCTACGATAAAAGTGAATCTATTCGGAAAAAGAGTCGCATTTAGTGCATACGGTTCCGTGACATCTCTAAACGGTGAACCTGAGACCGGCCTGCTGGTTGAAGTTCAGGGACAAGAAAATTGCGAACATCTTCAAGAAGAAGCGACCACGGAAGAAAACGGTAGTTTCCGAATCCGCGGGCTTCAACCAACG TGTACCTATGTGTTCCGTTTGAAACCGAACGCTGAAGTTAATGCGCATATTCAACGAACCAGTCCTAACTCGACATTAGTGCAAACATCGTCCGACATTCGAAATCTTCGATTGGTTGCGTTTCATCCGATATCGCGTACCGATGTCTCGGTACATATCATGTCCGCACAACCGGAACACTATCGTACATTGAAGGTAAAATTATGCAGAGAAGATGCGCCTGACTCTCCAATATACACATCGAAATTAGAATCTCAACAAGTGAATAAAGTTGGCAGCACTTATAATGCCGGTTTCCTCGTGCATTTGCCTCCCCTGCAGGCGGATGGTAAAAAGTACTTCGTACAACTAGAGTCGTCTCTGTCTCACACGTTACACAAATACAGAACTATACCATTTTATTTCGAGGCAAACTCGTCGTTTAAATACGTGAAATTGACGTTTAACGCAGAGCGAAAAGTCGATCAAAGCGATATGAATCAGACGTCGATAGTTGCGTTACCCTTCATCATGTTTATCACGTTTGCGTTCTTCAATCGGGAAAAACTTTGGTTATGGTTGAACACTCTGATTGAAAGGTGGTCGAAACCTGTGCCGATCTCGAGAACACCGGTACAAGCTGTTCCTATCGATCCACGAGCAGACGATATTATAGTCGAGCAAATAATGAAcatcaataaaagaaaaacgaaaccGCGTAAAACGTAG
- the Obp10 gene encoding odorant binding protein 10 precursor, translating into MKYSILLSLLITCLICSPSVHCGTRPSFVSDEMIATAASVVNACQTQTGVATVDIEAVRNGQWPETRQLKCYMYCLWEQFGLVDDKRELSLNGMLTFFQRIPAYRAEVQKAISECKGIAKGDNCEYAYRFNKCYAELSPRTYYLF; encoded by the exons atGAAATACTCGATACTGTTGAGCTTATTAATCACTTGCTTGATTTGCTCACCAAGTGTTCATTGTGGG acACGACCGAGTTTTGTCTCTGACGAGATGATCGCAACAGCAGCCAGCGTGGTGAATGCTTGCCAAACACAGACAGGAGTGGCAACAG tggaTATAGAGGCAGTGAGGAATGGTCAATGGCCTGAAACACGTCAATTAAAG TGTTACATGTACTGTTTATGGGAACAATTTGGATTGGTGGACGACAAGAGAGAACTCAGTTTGAACGGCATGCTCACATTTTTCCAAAGAATACCAGCATACAGGGCTGAAGTTCAGAAAGCGATCAGCGAGTGCAAGGGGATCG CCAAAGGCGACAACTGCGAATACGCGTACAGATTTAACAAATGTTACGCGGAATTGTCTCCACGG ACGTATTATCTGTTTTAA